CTGACTTGGCAGGACCCGCCGTCGAACGATGGCATGACGTGGGACGAAGCGAAAACCTATTGTGCCTATTTGAGCTTCGACGGTCACGATGACTGGCGTCTGCCGACGATCAGCGAATTGCGTTCCCTGATTCGCGGCTGCGACGCTACAGGGACCGGTGGCGCCTGTAACGGCACTGACGATTGCCTGAGCTGGACCGATTGCAGGAACGATCCATGCTTTGGCTGCGATTTCCTGGAGGGTCCCGGTTCTGGTGGGGCGTATTGGCCGGATGGAATGTCCGGTGCAATAAGCTGGTATTGGTCGTCTTCGCCGGTCGCGGACGAAGACTACTACGCGTGGACCGTCAGTTTCATCTTCGGCTCCGTCTCCACCTCCCTCCTCGCCAACATCGCCGTCCACGCGCGTTGCGTGCGTTAGCCGATGCTACTCTGCGAAGTAGGCCGCTACGTAGCACGAGCCGTGAGATTGGTAATTTGATCCTTTGGTAATTTGGTAATTTTACACGCGCCGAAGGCGTAACTGAAAATCTCGAAGATCGGCGCGAGAGCCGATCGCCGCTGAGGGGAGCGTTCGGGGAGATCGTGGAAACCGAGGAGTTTGAGCATTCGGGCAAGTGCATCGAGGCGGTGGTGGCAGCTCTCACCTAAAAGTAACTTAGCCTTGACACCGCAAAGGTAGACGTGTGTATTTTAAGCTCATCCTGAATACTTTTTCGGAGGGAACGATGAAGCGGATGCTGTTCTGGGTGCTCGCGGCGGTTCTGTGCCTTAGCGTGGGGCTGGTTATCTCGTGCAGCGGCGGCGGCGGGGATGACGACGATGATACGGGCGATGATGATACGGGCGATGACGACACCGGTGACGATGACACAGGCGACGACGACACCGGAG
The nucleotide sequence above comes from Candidatus Alcyoniella australis. Encoded proteins:
- a CDS encoding DUF1566 domain-containing protein — encoded protein: MKRLMFLALAALLCLGVGLVILCGGGGDDDDDRGDDDDTGDDDDTGDLTWQDPPSNDGMTWDEAKTYCAYLSFDGHDDWRLPTISELRSLIRGCDATGTGGACNGTDDCLSWTDCRNDPCFGCDFLEGPGSGGAYWPDGMSGAISWYWSSSPVADEDYYAWTVSFIFGSVSTSLLANIAVHARCVR